A genome region from Nocardiopsis exhalans includes the following:
- a CDS encoding cell wall anchor protein codes for MTTAQLWTLVALGAFHGLHPGMGWLLAVSRGLQEGGRRQVLRALPAIAVGHAVSVAVAAVAITVTGSATASVLFPVLGGGVIVLVGLVMLLSRRHFHWREVRLPLWQLTAWSFLMSSAHGAGLMLMPVLAGQLHHTHVDGGGHGGHTGGSQGAAAETVAAAEGSAAVGPGAGDAGSGEAADGTGGAVEAGEVTWSLWDATVLGLAATGVHTLAMLAAAGVAALIAYDFLGVHALRWKGVTMDRIWALTLVLGGVFVLWSVLWPAL; via the coding sequence GTGACCACAGCACAGCTCTGGACTCTCGTCGCCTTGGGCGCCTTCCACGGGCTACACCCCGGCATGGGGTGGTTGCTCGCCGTCAGCAGGGGGTTGCAGGAGGGCGGTCGTCGCCAGGTCCTGCGGGCCCTGCCCGCGATCGCCGTGGGGCACGCGGTCAGTGTCGCGGTGGCGGCGGTGGCGATCACCGTCACGGGTTCGGCCACGGCCTCGGTCCTGTTCCCGGTACTCGGCGGGGGCGTGATCGTGCTGGTGGGGCTGGTGATGCTGCTGTCGCGGCGGCACTTCCACTGGCGCGAGGTGCGACTGCCCCTGTGGCAGCTGACCGCCTGGTCCTTCCTGATGTCCTCGGCGCACGGTGCCGGGTTGATGCTGATGCCGGTCCTGGCCGGTCAGCTCCACCACACGCACGTGGACGGGGGCGGGCACGGGGGGCATACGGGAGGAAGCCAGGGGGCGGCGGCCGAGACCGTGGCCGCGGCGGAGGGGTCAGCGGCAGTGGGCCCGGGGGCGGGTGATGCGGGTTCGGGTGAGGCAGCCGACGGGACCGGTGGGGCGGTGGAGGCCGGAGAGGTCACCTGGAGCCTGTGGGACGCCACGGTGCTCGGGCTCGCCGCCACCGGGGTGCACACCCTGGCCATGCTGGCGGCCGCCGGAGTGGCGGCGCTGATCGCCTACGACTTCCTCGGGGTGCACGCGCTGCGTTGGAAGGGCGTGACCATGGACCGGATCTGGGCGCTGACGCTGGTCCTGGGCGGGGTCTTCGTCCTCTGGTCGGTGCTGTGGCCGGCCCTGTGA
- a CDS encoding dodecin, translating to MTDHTYRVTEIVGTSTEGVDQAIRNGIQRASATLRGLDWFEVTQVRGHIEDGAVAHFQVGLKVGFRLDD from the coding sequence ATGACCGACCACACCTATCGCGTCACGGAGATCGTCGGCACCTCGACCGAGGGTGTCGACCAGGCCATCCGCAACGGCATCCAACGGGCCTCGGCCACGTTGCGCGGGCTCGACTGGTTCGAGGTCACCCAGGTCCGCGGGCACATCGAGGACGGCGCCGTCGCCCACTTCCAGGTGGGGCTCAAGGTCGGCTTCCGCCTGGACGACTGA
- a CDS encoding RtcB family protein: protein MSYTEVPGERVPIRMWADPAQVESAAMDQLRNVTRMPWTHGLAVMPDVHYGKGATVGSVIAMRDAVSPAAVGVDIGCGMTAVRTGLTAERLPDDLGPLRSALEAAIPVGFNSHDVPVDPARIPGLKGTGWDGFWGGFDDLASAVHPRHERARRQMGTLGGGNHFLEVCLDDDGAVWLVLHSGSRNIGKELADHHITQAQALPHNQDLPDRDLAVFLTGTPEMDAYRRDLFWAQDYARRNRDVMMGLACQVLANRIPGTTFEQRISCHHNYVAEETYDGVDVLVTRKGAIRAGSGDFGVIPGSMATGTYIVKGLGNPASFNSASHGAGRRMSRNKARKTFTEADLIEQTKGVECRKDRGVVDEIPAAYKDLESVIEAQTDLVEVVAHLRQVVCVKG from the coding sequence ATGTCCTACACCGAAGTCCCCGGCGAGCGCGTTCCCATCCGCATGTGGGCCGACCCGGCACAGGTCGAGTCAGCCGCCATGGACCAGCTCCGCAACGTCACCCGGATGCCCTGGACGCACGGGCTGGCCGTCATGCCCGACGTCCACTACGGCAAGGGCGCCACGGTCGGCTCGGTGATCGCCATGCGCGACGCCGTCAGCCCGGCGGCCGTGGGCGTCGACATCGGCTGCGGGATGACCGCGGTCCGCACCGGCCTGACCGCCGAGCGGCTTCCCGACGACCTCGGCCCCCTGCGCTCGGCCCTGGAAGCGGCGATCCCGGTCGGCTTCAACTCCCACGACGTCCCCGTCGACCCCGCCCGGATCCCCGGCCTGAAGGGCACCGGCTGGGACGGCTTCTGGGGCGGTTTCGACGACCTCGCCTCCGCCGTGCACCCCCGCCACGAGCGCGCCCGTCGCCAGATGGGCACCCTGGGCGGCGGCAACCACTTCCTTGAGGTGTGCCTGGACGACGACGGCGCCGTCTGGCTGGTCCTGCACTCCGGCTCCCGCAACATCGGCAAGGAGCTGGCCGACCACCACATCACCCAGGCGCAGGCGCTGCCGCACAACCAGGACCTGCCCGACCGCGACCTCGCCGTGTTCCTGACCGGGACCCCGGAGATGGACGCCTACCGCCGCGACCTGTTCTGGGCGCAGGACTACGCCCGCCGCAACCGCGACGTCATGATGGGCCTGGCCTGCCAGGTCCTGGCCAACCGGATCCCCGGGACCACGTTCGAACAGCGCATCTCCTGCCATCACAACTACGTGGCGGAGGAGACCTACGACGGCGTGGACGTGCTCGTCACCCGCAAGGGGGCGATCCGTGCCGGTTCGGGGGACTTCGGCGTGATTCCGGGCAGCATGGCCACCGGAACCTACATCGTGAAGGGCCTGGGCAACCCGGCCTCCTTCAACTCCGCCTCGCACGGCGCCGGACGCCGGATGAGCCGGAACAAGGCCCGCAAGACCTTCACCGAGGCCGACCTGATCGAGCAGACCAAGGGCGTGGAGTGCCGCAAGGACCGGGGCGTGGTGGACGAGATCCCGGCCGCCTACAAGGACCTGGAGTCGGTGATCGAGGCTCAGACCGACCTGGTCGAGGTGGTCGCGCACCTGCGTCAGGTGGTGTGCGTCAAGGGCTGA
- the moaA gene encoding GTP 3',8-cyclase MoaA produces MLADSYGRVATDLRVSLTDRCNLRCTYCMPPEGLEWLPKAELLTDDELLRLIRIGTTRLGIEEIRFTGGEPLLRRGLPGLVAGSTALTPRPHTALTTNGIGLARMAPALAEAGLDRVNVSLDTLDPVVFEKLARRRRLDDVLEGMAAAARAGLTPVKVNAVLMRDVNDHEAADLLRFCVEHGYELRFIEQMPLDAQHGWRRDTMITADEILTRLEAEFDLDPADADTRGSAPAELFHLRGQRFPNGEPATVGVIGSVTRPFCGACDRVRLTADGQIRNCLFAREESDLRTPLREGATDDEIADRWRAAVMAKLPGHGINDPSFLQPARPMSAIGG; encoded by the coding sequence GTGCTGGCCGACTCCTATGGCCGCGTGGCAACAGACCTGCGCGTGTCGCTCACCGACCGCTGCAACCTCAGATGTACCTACTGCATGCCCCCGGAAGGGTTGGAGTGGCTCCCCAAGGCGGAGCTGCTCACCGACGACGAACTCCTGCGCCTGATCCGCATCGGGACCACGCGGCTCGGCATCGAGGAGATCCGCTTCACCGGCGGAGAACCCCTGCTGCGTCGGGGTCTGCCGGGCCTCGTCGCCGGAAGCACCGCCCTCACGCCCCGCCCGCACACCGCGCTGACCACCAACGGGATCGGGCTCGCCCGGATGGCACCCGCCCTGGCCGAGGCCGGACTGGACCGGGTCAACGTCTCCCTGGACACCCTCGACCCCGTCGTGTTCGAGAAGCTCGCCCGGCGCCGCCGACTCGACGACGTCCTGGAGGGGATGGCCGCCGCCGCACGCGCCGGACTCACCCCGGTCAAGGTCAACGCCGTGCTCATGCGCGACGTCAACGACCACGAGGCCGCCGACCTCCTCCGCTTCTGCGTGGAGCACGGCTACGAGCTCCGCTTCATCGAGCAGATGCCCCTGGACGCCCAGCACGGCTGGCGCCGCGACACCATGATCACCGCCGACGAGATCCTCACGCGGCTGGAGGCCGAGTTCGACCTCGACCCCGCCGACGCCGACACCCGCGGCAGCGCGCCCGCGGAGCTCTTCCACCTGCGCGGTCAGCGCTTCCCCAACGGCGAGCCCGCCACCGTGGGCGTCATCGGCTCGGTCACCCGCCCGTTCTGCGGGGCCTGCGACCGGGTCCGGCTCACCGCCGACGGCCAGATCCGCAACTGCCTCTTCGCCCGCGAGGAGTCCGACCTGCGCACGCCCCTGCGCGAGGGCGCCACCGACGACGAGATCGCCGACCGCTGGCGGGCCGCGGTCATGGCCAAGCTCCCCGGCCACGGCATCAACGACCCGAGCTTCCTCCAACCAGCCCGCCCGATGTCCGCGATCGGCGGCTGA
- the mobA gene encoding molybdenum cofactor guanylyltransferase has translation MMENLDAVVLAGGAATRMGGADKPGLTVAGRTLLEHVVATVRAHDPNAGVTVVGPERESPRARYVREDPPGGGPVPALRAGLSHVSAPWVALLAADLPHLDPGHLAALATAAVGSGGAVFVDSGGREQWLTGIWHTDTLRTALAVYTGRSLHKLLGPLSPVHVPLTDAPADFDVDTPEALERVRRTLERPE, from the coding sequence GTGATGGAGAACCTGGACGCCGTGGTGCTGGCCGGAGGGGCGGCGACCCGCATGGGCGGCGCCGACAAACCCGGCCTGACCGTCGCCGGACGCACCCTGCTGGAACACGTGGTCGCCACTGTTCGCGCTCACGACCCGAACGCGGGTGTGACGGTGGTCGGCCCCGAACGCGAGAGCCCCCGGGCCCGCTACGTCCGCGAGGACCCACCAGGGGGCGGCCCCGTACCGGCCCTGCGCGCCGGGCTGTCCCATGTGAGCGCCCCCTGGGTGGCCCTGCTCGCCGCCGACCTGCCCCACCTGGACCCGGGCCATCTCGCGGCACTGGCCACGGCTGCCGTGGGAAGCGGGGGCGCCGTCTTCGTGGACTCCGGCGGCCGGGAGCAGTGGCTCACCGGGATCTGGCACACCGACACCCTGCGCACCGCGCTGGCCGTTTACACCGGACGCTCGCTCCACAAGCTGCTCGGCCCGCTGAGCCCCGTCCACGTGCCGCTCACCGACGCCCCCGCCGACTTCGACGTGGACACCCCCGAGGCCCTGGAACGCGTCCGTCGCACCCTGGAGCGACCGGAGTGA